The following are from one region of the Vicugna pacos chromosome 9, VicPac4, whole genome shotgun sequence genome:
- the POLR1G gene encoding DNA-directed RNA polymerase I subunit RPA34: protein MGPGTAGTPSGGAARFSCPPNFTATPPASEHSRFSLEALTGPDTELWLIQAPVDFAPDCLNGRLVPLSGSQTVKGKLAGKRHRYRVLSRSGPQAGGEATLLAPSAEAGGGLTCAPVPHGSLRIFEGPQEAPTGTLLQPIPTSPPPQIPPGLRPRFCAFGGSTPVTGPGSVSALKSPALGKRKKKKHMPEASVPQEAVNEHGALEVDTALGSPEMDVGKKKKKQQLEELEVTEPVATEPAAETLEPQGVLLPSTTKKRKKKPKEVEMVKPEMGMLKTEEKTVELECMVKTEPQEETVLSPTKKRKRQKGTEGMESVDGTIVESQLQVKLEPQGEAIPPPSSKKQKKEKGSRVMREPGTEATEPEMKPLELPGEVMESELPQEVEPQAEAALASTKKRKKEKRQNAMVEPGPEMQPQEEVMKPQLPDAVESQAALASTKRKKKERGHKPPEPGTEMINPQGEMMEPELLDAGEPETKADPASTKKRKKRGQESQVPETVSQEEMPEPPLNSEPREPAPMGQERKRKKPQQDPA, encoded by the exons ATGGGTCCCGGGACGGCGGGGACCCCATCCGGCG GTGCTGCTCGGTTTTCTTGTCCCCCCAACTTTACTGCGACGCCCCCAGCCTCAGAGCACAGCCGATTCTCTTTGGAGGCATTGACGGGCCCAGATACAGAACTGTGGCTTATCCAGGCCCCTGTAGACTTCGCCCCAGACTG CCTCAATGGGCGGCTCGTGCCTCTCTCTGGCTCCCAGACAGTGAAGGGCAAGTTGGCAGGCAAGCGGCACCGCTACCGGGTCCTCAGCAGGAGTGGCCCCCAGGCTGGAGGAGAAGCAACCCTGCTGGCCCCCTCAGCGGAGGCAGGAGGGGGCCTCACCTGTGCCCCAGTCCCCCACGGCAGCCTAAGGATCTTTGAGGGTCCCCAGGAAGCCCCAACAGGGACCCTGCTGCAGCCCATTCCTACAAGTCCCCCACCACAAATCCCCCCTGGCCTGCGGCCTCGGTTCTGTGCCTTTGGAGGCAGCACACCAGTCACAGGGCCTGGGTCAGTCTCAGCACTGAAGTCACCGGCcttggggaagagaaaaaaaaagaagcatatgccagaggcctcagttcctcaggAGGCAGTGAATGAGCATGGAGCCCTGGAGGTGGACACAGCTTTGGGATCCCCAGAGATGGATgtagggaagaagaaaaaaaagcagcagctggAAGAATTGGAGGTGACAGAGCCGGTGGCAACAGAGCCCGCTGCTGAGACGTTGGAGCCCCAGGGAGTGCTGCTCCCATCCACCaccaagaagaggaaaaagaagccCAAAGAGGTAGAAATGGTCAAGCCAGAAATGGGGATgctgaagacagaagaaaaaacagTGGAGCTGGAATGTATGGTTAAAACTGAGCCTCAGGAAGAGACAGTCCTGTCCCCTACCaaaaagaggaagaggcagaagggGACAGAAGGGATGGAGTCAGTGGATGGGACGATAGTTGAGTCTCAGCTGCAGGTGAAGTTGGAGCCACAGGGGGAAGCCATCCCACCGCCATCTTCgaagaagcagaaaaaagaaaaggggtcCAGAGTGATGAGGGAGCCAGGGACTGAGGCTACAGAGCCAGAGATGAAACCCTTGGAGCTCCCAGGGGAAGTGATGGAGTCTGAACTGCCGCAGGAAGTGGAGCCTCAGGCTGAGGCAGCCCTGGCATccaccaaaaagagaaagaaagaaaaacggcAGAACGCGATGGTGGAGCCAGGGCCAGAGATGCAGCCCCAAGAAGAGGTGATGAAGCCTCAGCTGCCAGATGCCGTTGAGTCTCAGGCAGCTCTAGCATCCaccaagaggaagaagaaagaaagagggcacAAACCACCAGAGCCAGGGACTGAGATGATTAACCCACAAGGTGAGATGATGGAGCCTGAGCTGTTGGATGCGGGAGAGCCTGAGACCAAGGCAGACCCAGCATCCACCAAGAAGAGGAAGAAGCGGGGCCAGGAAAGCCAGGTGCCAGAGACAGTGTCCCAGGAGGAGATGCCAGAGCCACCACTGAATTCGGAGCCTAGGGAGCCAGCTCCCATGGGACAGGAAAGGAAGCGGAAGAAGCCACAGCAGGATCCTGCCTAG
- the PPP1R13L gene encoding relA-associated inhibitor: MDSEAFQSSRDLLDLNFQSLAMKHMDLKQMELDTAAAKVDELTKQLESLWSDSPTPPGSQAGAPARLSRYSSSPVPEPLGNRGSPRKATTDSADTPFGRSESAPALLPYSSLSAKGRPSSPRTPLYLQPDTYGSLDRAPSPRPRAFDGAGSPLGRAPSPRPGSGPLRQQGPPTPFDFLGRAGSPRGSPLAEGPQVFFPERGPSPRPPTAAYDAPAAFGSSLLGAGGSAFAPPLRAQDDLTLRRRPPKAWNESDLDVAYEKKSSQTASYERLDVFARPSSPGLQLLPWRESSLDGGLGATGKDNLTSATLPRNYKVSPLANDRRSDVGSYRRSLGSAAPSGTLPRNWQPVSRIPMPPSSPQPRSAPRQRPIPLSMIFKLQNAFWEHGASRAMLPGSPIFSRAPPPKLPPQPQAPPQAQPQPQPQPPPQPQPQLQPQPQPQPQAPAPVPQPPQQTWPPMSEGLPKPPPELEPEPELEGLLTPVLEAGDSDEGAVTRPLSPTRLQPALPPEAQSVPELEEVARVLAEIPRPLKRRGSMEQSPAVALPPTHKKQYQQIISRLFHRHGGPGGPEPELSPITEGSEARAGPPAPAPPAPIPPPAPLQSSPPEQPQSMEMRSVLRKAGSPRKVRRARLNPLVLLLDAALTGELDVVQQAVKEMNDPSQPNEEGITALHNAICGANYPIVDFLIAAGANVNSPDSHGWTPLHCAASCNDTAICTALVQHGAAIFATTLSDGATAIEKCDPYREGYADCATYLADVEQSMGLMHNGVVYALWDYSAEFGDELSFREGESVTVLRRDGLEETDWWWATLHGQEGYVPRNYFGLFPRVKPQRNKV, encoded by the exons ATGGACAGCGAGGCTTTCCAGAGCTCGCGGGACCTTCTGGATCTGAATTTTCAGT CTCTGGCCATGAAGCACATGGACCTGAAGCAGATGGAGCTGGACACGGCGGCGGCTAAGGTGGACGAACTGACCAAGCAGCTGGAATCGCTGTGGTCAGACTCACCAACGCCTCCTGGCTCGCAGGCCGGAGCCCCCGCTCGG CTGTCCCGGTACAGTTCCAGCCCGGTCCCCGAGCCCTTAGGCAACCGCGGGTCCCCCCGGAAGGCGACCACCGACAGCGCAGACACCCCGTTCGGACGCTCCGAGAGCgccccagctctgctcccctACAGCTCGCTGTCCGCTAAGGGCCGGCCGTCGTCCCCGCGCACCCCGCTCTACCTGCAGCCGGACACCTACGGCAGCCTGGACCGCGCGCCCTCGCCCCGGCCCCGCGCCTTCGATGGCGCAGGCAGCCCCCTCGGCCGTGCGCCTTCCCCGCGGCCGGGCTCGGGCCCGCTCCGCCAGCAGGGTCCCCCCACGCCCTTTGACTTCTTGGGTCGTGCCGGCTCCCCGCGCGGCAGCCCCTTGGCGGAGGGGCCCCAGGTCTTCTTCCCAGAGCGCGGGCCCTCGCCACGCCCCCCGACCGCAGCCTACGACGCGCCGGCGGCCTTTGGGAGCTCTCTACTGGGCGCGGGCGGCAGCGCCTTCGCCCCGCCTCTGCGCGCGCAAG ATGACCTTACGCTGCGCCGGCGGCCCCCCAAAGCCTGGAACGAGTCTGACCTGGACGTGGCGTACGAGAAGAAGTCCTCACAGACAGCAAGCTATGAAC GCCTGGACGTCTTTGCGCGACCCTCTTCACCGGGCCTGCAGCTGTTACCCTGGAGAGAGAGCAGCCTGGATGGTGGACTGGGGGCCACCGGCAAG GACAACCTCACCAGCGCTACTTTGCCCCGCAATTACAAGGTCTCTCCTCTGGCCAACGACAGGCGTTCCGATGTAGGCAGCTATCGCCGATCTCTGGGCTCCGCGGCACCATCAGGGACTTTGCCTCGAAACTGGCAACCTGTCAGCCGCATCCCTATGCCTccttccagcccccagccccgcagTGCCCCCCGCCAGCGCCCCATCCCCCTCAGCATGATATTCAAACTGCAGAATGCCTTCTGGGAGCACGGGgccagcagggccatgctccctggCTCCCCCATCTTCTCCCGAGCTCCCCCGCCTAagctgcctccccagccccaggctcctcCACAGGCCCAGCCCCAACCACAGCCGCAGCCGCCCCCACAGCCCCAGCCACAACTACAACCCCAGCCTCAACCCCAGCCTCAAGCCCCTGCCCCAGTCCCCCAACCCCCTCAACAGACTTGGCCCCCTATGAGTGAAG GCCTCCCCAAACCTCCCCCTGAGTTAGAGCCTGAACCAGAACTGGAGGGGCTGCTGACACCAGTGCTGGAGGCTGGTGATTCAGACGAAGGGGCTGTCACTCGGCCCCTTAGTCCCACACGGCTGCAGCCAGCACTGCCACCCGAGGCACAGTCAGTGCCTgagctggaggaggtggcacGGGTGCTGGCTGAGATTCCACGGCCCCTCAAACGCAGGGGCTCCATGGAGCAGAGCCCTGCTGtagccctgccccccacccacaAAAAGCAGTACCAGCAGATCATCAGCCGCCTCTTCCATCGTCATggggggcctggggggcctgAGCCGGAGCTGTCTCCCATCACTGAGGGATCTGAGGCCAGGGCAGGGCcccctgctcctgcccctccagctcccatacctcccccagccccgctcCAGAGCAGCCCACCAGAGCAGCCACAGAGCATG GAGATGCGTTCGGTGCTGCGGAAGGCCGGCTCCCCGCGCAAGGTCCGCCGCGCGCGCCTCAACCCACTTGTGCTGCTGCTGGACGCCGCGCTGACCGGGGAGCTGGACGTGGTGCAGCAGGCGGTGAAGGAG ATGAACGACCCGAGCCAGCCCAACGAGGAGGGCATCACTGCCCTGCACAACGCCATCTGCGGCGCCAACTACCCCATCGTGGACTTCCTCATCGCGGCGGGTGCCAACGTCAACTCGCCCGATAGCCACGGCTG GACACCGTTGCACTGCGCGGCGTCGTGCAACGACACGGCCATCTGCACGGCGCTGGTGCAGCACGGCGCGGCAATCTTCGCCACCACGCTCAGTGACGGCGCCACCGCCATCGAGAAGTGTGACCCTTACCGCGAGGGTTACGCAGACTGCGCCACTTACCTGGCAG ACGTGGAGCAGAGCATGGGGCTGATGCACAACGGGGTGGTGTACGCCCTGTGGGACTACAGCGCCGAGTTCGGGGACGAGCTGTCCTTCCGCGAGGGCGAGTCGGTCACCGTGCTTCGGAGGGACGGACTGGAGGAGACCGACTGGTGGTGGGCCACGCTGCACGGCCAGGAGGGCTACGTGCCCCGTAACTACTTCGGG ctctTCCCCAGGGTGAAGCCTCAGAGGAATAAGGTCTAG